One window from the genome of Amycolatopsis sp. NBC_01480 encodes:
- a CDS encoding MBL fold metallo-hydrolase has product MEQLTLGDVTVTRIKEFYGSVEMTPGQFFPDHPEGAADEHRGLLAPDFWNPETGECQSAIQSWLLRSEGRTILVDTGVGNHKERPYAPVWSRRDTAYLDNLAAAGVRPEDVDVVVNTHLHIDHVGWNTRLDGRAWVPTFPNATYLMTRQDFEFWDPANEYETVFGRGNQNVFEDSVTPVHQAGLAHRWDGSYRIDKNLRLDLAPGHTPGSSVLTLESGGDRALFVGDLVHSPLQIVAPETNSCFCEDPAEARATRHKLLGQAAENGALVFPAHFGGQGAAQVERDGSKFVVKEWAGFSRIA; this is encoded by the coding sequence ATGGAGCAGCTCACCCTGGGAGACGTCACGGTCACCCGGATCAAGGAGTTCTACGGCTCGGTCGAAATGACCCCGGGCCAGTTCTTCCCGGATCACCCCGAAGGCGCGGCCGACGAGCACCGCGGCCTGCTGGCGCCGGACTTCTGGAACCCGGAGACCGGCGAGTGCCAGTCGGCGATCCAGTCCTGGCTGCTGCGCAGCGAGGGCCGCACGATCCTCGTCGACACCGGCGTCGGCAACCACAAGGAACGGCCTTACGCGCCGGTGTGGAGCCGCCGCGACACCGCCTACCTGGACAATCTCGCCGCCGCCGGGGTCCGGCCCGAGGACGTCGACGTGGTGGTCAACACCCACCTGCACATCGACCACGTCGGCTGGAACACCCGGCTCGACGGCCGCGCCTGGGTGCCGACCTTCCCGAACGCGACGTACCTGATGACCCGCCAGGACTTCGAGTTCTGGGACCCGGCCAACGAGTACGAGACGGTGTTCGGCCGCGGCAACCAGAACGTCTTCGAGGACAGCGTGACGCCGGTCCACCAGGCGGGGCTGGCGCACCGGTGGGACGGGTCGTACCGGATCGACAAGAACCTGCGCCTCGACCTGGCGCCCGGCCACACCCCCGGCTCGTCGGTGCTCACGCTGGAATCCGGCGGCGACCGGGCCCTGTTCGTCGGGGATCTGGTGCACAGCCCGTTGCAGATCGTGGCGCCGGAGACCAATTCCTGCTTCTGCGAGGACCCGGCCGAGGCACGGGCCACGCGGCACAAGCTGCTGGGCCAGGCCGCCGAGAATGGCGCGCTTGTTTTCCCCGCGCACTTCGGTGGACAGGGAGCCGCGCAGGTCGAGCGGGACGGGTCGAAGTTCGTCGTCAAGGAGTGGGCGGGCTTCTCCCGCATCGCTTGA
- a CDS encoding helix-turn-helix domain-containing protein yields the protein MDGPGPLGDFLQARRARLRPEDVGLRDLGPRRRVSGLRREELAQLAGVSVSYYTRLEQGLSRGASAEVLDAIARALRLDGHERDHLDRLAGASRHMPRVRRPRPEKLADETRDLLRAVDGVPALVLGRRTDVLAWNALGHALLAGHLDFAGPETPAQRPNMSRLVFLDPHCRELYTDWKRKARAVVGNLRIAVGKHPDDPLLAELIGELTMKSPEFVALWADHRVLPCDAASYELHHPAVGMVTVTQQTLAVARSPEQSLIVCTTPAGSASEEALALLRSARVASADHLAGKEIRPAPPASAAHPTPGRSPLSG from the coding sequence ATGGACGGACCTGGACCGCTCGGCGACTTCCTGCAAGCCCGGCGGGCGCGGCTGCGGCCCGAGGACGTCGGGCTGCGTGACCTCGGCCCGCGCCGGCGCGTCAGCGGGCTGCGTCGCGAAGAACTGGCGCAGCTGGCGGGGGTCAGCGTCTCGTACTACACGCGGCTGGAGCAGGGCCTGTCCCGCGGCGCCTCGGCCGAGGTGCTCGACGCGATCGCCCGCGCCCTGCGGCTCGACGGCCACGAGCGCGACCACCTCGACCGGCTCGCCGGCGCCTCCCGCCACATGCCCCGGGTCCGCCGTCCCCGCCCGGAAAAGCTCGCCGACGAGACGCGGGACCTCCTGCGCGCCGTCGACGGCGTCCCGGCGCTGGTGCTCGGCCGGCGCACGGACGTGCTGGCCTGGAACGCCCTCGGCCACGCGCTGCTGGCCGGCCACCTGGACTTCGCCGGCCCGGAAACCCCGGCCCAGCGCCCGAACATGAGCCGGCTGGTCTTCCTCGACCCACATTGCCGCGAGCTGTACACCGACTGGAAACGCAAGGCCCGCGCCGTCGTCGGCAACCTGCGCATCGCCGTCGGCAAGCACCCGGACGACCCGCTGCTCGCGGAGCTGATCGGCGAGCTGACCATGAAAAGCCCGGAGTTCGTCGCCCTGTGGGCCGACCACCGCGTCCTCCCCTGCGACGCCGCGTCCTACGAACTGCACCATCCCGCCGTCGGCATGGTGACGGTGACCCAGCAGACGCTGGCGGTCGCCCGTTCACCGGAACAATCGTTGATCGTGTGCACGACGCCTGCTGGGTCTGCTTCGGAGGAAGCGCTCGCATTGCTCCGGTCGGCTCGAGTGGCGTCCGCGGACCATCTGGCAGGCAAGGAAATCAGGCCGGCACCTCCGGCTTCGGCGGCGCATCCGACACCCGGTCGAAGCCCGCTTTCCGGTTGA
- a CDS encoding SDR family NAD(P)-dependent oxidoreductase: MTEYSGITALVTGASKGIGTAYALELARRGANLVLVARSADALERLATRIREAHGVRVEVIAADLGDRTGPSHVAAELRARDIDVDLLLNNAGLGSVGPFLDRPFEQQALSVDVNISGLLGLTHLLGQEMRGRGRGGIINVASSAAFQPMPYQAGYAATKAFVLSFSEALAEELNGSGIRVMAAHPGPVATGFFDGTTATMDPRATDTPEAVAAETLDDFARGKHASYPGRASNRWKTWGARFLPRRRVVTITAGINRKAGFDRVSDAPPKPEVPA, from the coding sequence GTGACCGAGTACAGCGGAATCACGGCGCTGGTCACCGGCGCGTCGAAGGGGATCGGCACGGCCTATGCCCTCGAACTCGCGCGCCGCGGCGCGAACCTCGTGCTCGTCGCCCGGTCGGCCGACGCCCTCGAGCGCCTGGCGACTCGGATCCGCGAAGCACACGGCGTGCGGGTGGAGGTGATCGCCGCCGATCTCGGTGACCGGACGGGCCCGTCGCACGTCGCCGCGGAACTGCGCGCGCGGGACATCGATGTCGACCTGCTGCTCAACAACGCCGGTCTTGGCTCGGTGGGGCCGTTTCTCGACCGGCCGTTCGAGCAGCAGGCGCTTTCCGTGGACGTCAACATCAGCGGTCTGCTCGGGCTCACCCACCTGCTCGGCCAGGAAATGCGGGGCCGCGGGCGCGGCGGGATCATCAACGTCGCCTCGTCGGCCGCCTTCCAGCCCATGCCGTACCAGGCCGGCTACGCGGCGACGAAGGCGTTTGTCCTGTCGTTCAGCGAAGCCCTCGCGGAAGAGCTGAACGGGTCGGGAATCCGGGTGATGGCCGCGCATCCCGGCCCGGTCGCCACCGGCTTCTTCGACGGCACCACCGCCACCATGGACCCCCGCGCCACCGACACCCCCGAGGCAGTCGCCGCGGAAACCCTTGACGACTTCGCGCGCGGCAAGCACGCCTCCTACCCCGGCCGGGCGAGCAACCGGTGGAAAACCTGGGGCGCCCGGTTCCTGCCCCGCCGCCGCGTGGTCACGATCACCGCCGGGATCAACCGGAAAGCGGGCTTCGACCGGGTGTCGGATGCGCCGCCGAAGCCGGAGGTGCCGGCCTGA
- a CDS encoding MarR family winged helix-turn-helix transcriptional regulator: MDGSDLERVVRGNHEIFMLTSDRIGALLAKHGLTYATASALWAIDPAKPPASMKAMAERLFCNAPNLTFLAGQLIARGLVERTVDPADRRSRVLVLTEDGVRVRAEVMRHTLELTPFANLDSDQLATLAHLLDVALGGASAEEPK, from the coding sequence ATGGACGGTTCGGATCTGGAGCGCGTGGTGCGCGGCAACCACGAGATCTTCATGCTCACCAGCGACCGGATCGGGGCCCTGCTCGCCAAGCACGGCCTCACCTACGCGACCGCGTCGGCGCTGTGGGCCATCGATCCGGCCAAACCGCCGGCGTCGATGAAGGCGATGGCCGAGCGGCTGTTCTGCAACGCGCCCAACCTGACTTTCCTGGCCGGCCAGCTCATCGCCCGCGGGCTCGTCGAGCGCACTGTGGACCCGGCCGACCGGCGCTCACGCGTGCTCGTCCTGACCGAGGACGGCGTCCGCGTACGCGCGGAAGTCATGCGCCACACCCTCGAGCTGACGCCGTTCGCGAACCTCGACAGCGACCAGCTGGCGACGCTGGCGCACCTGCTCGACGTAGCCCTCGGCGGCGCATCGGCCGAGGAGCCGAAATAA
- a CDS encoding SGNH/GDSL hydrolase family protein: MKLSAKYAAVALLIAGLATGAGLVPSAQADTAPKPAWCADHSNVSIIGTSADTGYGTTGYPAGRDLPSPTQYGWTTKFTNDLHAQWGTTVDNRAHNGAMASDFLPGGRWSDTTTATADMVQSQPDLVVIDLGGNEYLIQKDPAQFATDFAKVVDNVRAARPDATILLSIYAELKWTKTPSSPPTQTHTWNEYATQIYNTAVAKGVALVDLRQYIPPAASATLPNPSPWLPDNFHLNDAGNLAEYGAYWGWASSIASIC; this comes from the coding sequence GTGAAACTCAGCGCGAAGTACGCCGCCGTCGCCCTTCTCATCGCCGGACTGGCCACGGGGGCCGGGCTGGTGCCCTCGGCTCAGGCCGACACCGCACCCAAGCCCGCCTGGTGCGCGGACCACTCGAACGTCTCCATCATCGGCACCTCCGCGGACACCGGTTACGGCACCACGGGTTACCCCGCCGGCCGCGACCTGCCTTCGCCCACTCAGTACGGCTGGACCACCAAGTTCACCAACGACCTGCACGCGCAGTGGGGCACCACAGTGGACAATCGAGCCCACAATGGCGCCATGGCCAGTGATTTCCTGCCCGGCGGCCGATGGAGCGACACCACCACCGCCACCGCGGACATGGTCCAGTCCCAGCCGGACCTCGTCGTGATCGACCTCGGCGGCAACGAGTACCTGATCCAGAAGGACCCGGCCCAGTTCGCCACCGACTTCGCGAAGGTGGTCGACAACGTGCGCGCCGCGCGTCCGGACGCGACCATCCTGCTGTCCATCTACGCCGAGCTCAAGTGGACGAAGACCCCGTCGTCCCCGCCCACCCAGACGCACACCTGGAACGAGTACGCCACCCAGATCTACAACACCGCCGTCGCCAAGGGGGTCGCGCTGGTGGACCTCCGCCAGTACATCCCGCCCGCCGCGTCCGCGACGCTGCCCAACCCCTCGCCGTGGCTGCCGGACAACTTCCACCTCAACGACGCCGGCAACCTCGCCGAGTACGGCGCCTACTGGGGCTGGGCTTCCTCCATCGCCTCGATCTGCTGA
- a CDS encoding YbhB/YbcL family Raf kinase inhibitor-like protein has protein sequence MTLLGQLLKNRKAGETHMAWHRPPLQGPESLALTSRHFGDGESMPLENCAKNIGGDDRSPQLAWTPPPAGTAQLLLVVEDIDVPLSKPAVHCLALIDPAAGSLEPGALNGRQPAAGVRTLRSTIGRGYHGPAPIKGHGPHRYVFQLFALGADVDNAVLAARPRTFLSALTAPVLGRARLTGVYER, from the coding sequence ATGACTCTGCTCGGACAGCTCCTGAAGAACCGCAAGGCCGGCGAAACGCACATGGCGTGGCATCGGCCGCCGTTGCAGGGCCCCGAATCCCTGGCCCTCACGAGCAGGCACTTCGGCGACGGCGAGTCCATGCCGCTGGAGAACTGCGCCAAGAACATCGGCGGTGACGACCGGTCGCCCCAGCTGGCCTGGACGCCGCCGCCGGCCGGCACCGCCCAGCTGCTCCTGGTCGTCGAGGACATCGACGTGCCGCTCAGCAAGCCCGCCGTGCACTGCCTCGCGCTGATCGACCCGGCCGCCGGGTCGCTCGAACCCGGCGCCCTCAACGGACGGCAACCCGCGGCCGGCGTGCGGACGCTCCGTTCCACCATCGGCCGCGGCTACCACGGTCCCGCGCCGATCAAAGGCCATGGACCGCACCGTTACGTCTTCCAGCTGTTCGCGCTCGGGGCTGATGTGGACAATGCCGTCCTGGCGGCCCGGCCTCGGACGTTCCTGTCCGCGCTGACCGCACCCGTGCTCGGCCGCGCCCGGCTGACTGGTGTCTACGAACGCTGA
- a CDS encoding isochorismatase family cysteine hydrolase: MTLTTIDPSPALVVIDLQKGIVGDDPISAAVEQATRLAGEFRRHGLPVVLVNVTGRPPGRTDPGPSRGGAMAPGWADLIDELDVQPSDHLITKRRRSAFHDTGLDTLLRDLGVTQVVLTGISTSSGVESTARSASDHGYHVVLATDAMTDPDAEAHRHSVERVFPKLGETATTAEILGRIEATR; the protein is encoded by the coding sequence ATGACACTGACCACCATCGACCCCAGCCCCGCGCTGGTCGTGATCGACCTGCAGAAGGGCATCGTCGGCGACGATCCGATCTCCGCCGCCGTCGAGCAGGCGACCCGCCTGGCCGGCGAATTCCGGCGGCACGGCCTGCCCGTGGTCCTGGTGAACGTCACCGGGCGCCCGCCGGGCCGCACCGATCCCGGGCCTTCCCGCGGCGGCGCGATGGCGCCCGGCTGGGCCGACCTCATCGACGAACTCGACGTCCAGCCGTCCGATCACCTGATCACCAAACGGCGGCGGAGCGCGTTCCACGACACCGGCCTCGACACCCTCCTGCGGGACCTCGGCGTCACGCAGGTCGTACTCACCGGCATCTCGACCAGTTCGGGCGTCGAGTCGACCGCACGCTCGGCGTCCGATCACGGTTACCACGTCGTCCTGGCCACCGACGCGATGACCGATCCCGACGCCGAAGCCCACCGGCACAGCGTCGAGCGCGTTTTCCCCAAGCTCGGCGAAACCGCCACCACCGCCGAGATCCTCGGCCGAATCGAGGCAACCCGATGA
- a CDS encoding MFS transporter translates to MNVPVGVFFTLWAYRTLRDPGKRGGGRIDWWGNLTFAVGLSAVLIAVTFGLQPYQGHTMGWTNPLVEVLIAGGLILLAAFVAIENRVAAPMIQLSLFRLRAFTFGNLAGLAVSIGRGGMQFVLIIWLQGIWLPLHGYDYSDTPLWAGIFMLPLTAGFLAAGPVSGYLSDRLGSRGLATSGAVLFGASFLGLMILPIDFGYWVFAVLIALNGIASGMFGSPNSSSIMGSVPAASRGVASGMRATFQNSGTAVSIGLFFSLMIAGLASSLPHALASGLHQQGVPAGVAAQVGSLPPVSSLFAAQLGVNPIQHLLEPSGTLAHLTAAQQQTLTGREFFPSLIAGPFHSGLVIVFAFGAALAFLAAIASALRGTKSVVKQPQEKQHS, encoded by the coding sequence GTGAACGTGCCGGTCGGGGTGTTCTTCACGCTCTGGGCCTACCGCACCCTGCGTGATCCCGGGAAACGCGGCGGCGGCCGGATCGACTGGTGGGGCAACCTCACCTTCGCGGTCGGCCTCAGCGCGGTCCTGATCGCGGTCACCTTCGGCCTGCAGCCGTACCAGGGGCACACCATGGGCTGGACCAACCCGCTGGTCGAAGTCCTGATCGCCGGCGGGCTGATTCTCCTGGCGGCGTTCGTCGCGATCGAGAACCGCGTGGCCGCGCCGATGATCCAGCTGTCGCTCTTTCGCTTGCGGGCCTTCACTTTCGGCAACCTCGCCGGGCTGGCCGTCTCGATCGGCCGGGGCGGGATGCAGTTCGTGCTGATCATCTGGCTGCAGGGCATCTGGCTTCCGCTGCACGGCTACGACTACAGCGACACACCGCTGTGGGCCGGCATCTTCATGCTGCCGCTGACCGCCGGATTCCTCGCCGCGGGCCCGGTTTCCGGCTACCTGTCCGACCGGCTGGGCTCGCGCGGCCTGGCCACCAGCGGCGCGGTGCTGTTCGGCGCCAGCTTCCTCGGCCTGATGATCCTGCCGATCGACTTCGGCTACTGGGTTTTCGCCGTGCTGATCGCGCTCAACGGGATCGCCAGCGGGATGTTCGGCTCGCCCAACTCGTCCTCGATCATGGGCAGCGTGCCCGCGGCCTCGCGTGGGGTCGCGTCCGGAATGCGGGCTACTTTCCAGAATTCCGGCACCGCCGTCTCGATCGGACTGTTCTTCTCGCTGATGATCGCTGGGCTGGCGAGTAGCCTGCCGCACGCTCTCGCCAGCGGGCTGCACCAGCAAGGAGTTCCGGCCGGCGTCGCCGCGCAGGTCGGCAGCCTGCCGCCGGTCTCGTCGCTGTTCGCCGCGCAGCTGGGCGTGAACCCGATCCAGCACCTGCTCGAACCCAGCGGCACCCTGGCCCACCTGACCGCGGCACAGCAGCAGACCCTGACCGGACGCGAGTTCTTCCCGTCGCTGATCGCCGGCCCGTTCCACTCCGGACTGGTGATCGTGTTCGCTTTCGGGGCCGCCCTGGCCTTTCTCGCCGCGATCGCTTCGGCGTTGCGTGGCACCAAATCGGTTGTCAAGCAGCCACAGGAGAAACAACACTCATGA
- a CDS encoding MFS transporter yields the protein MTDPARPRATGDRYKWTALTNTTAAVFMSSLDGSIVLIALPAIFRGVHLDPLAPGNIAYLLWMIMGYRLVQAVLVVTVGRLGDMYGRVRIYNAGFAVFTVASVLLSFDPFDGGHGAMWLIGWRVLQAVGGSMLTANSAAILTDAFPEEQRGFALGINQVAGLAGMFIGLVAGDCCRPGTGGRCSG from the coding sequence ATGACGGATCCTGCCCGGCCGCGCGCGACCGGCGACCGGTACAAGTGGACGGCGCTGACCAACACCACCGCCGCGGTCTTCATGTCCTCATTGGACGGTTCGATCGTACTGATCGCGCTGCCGGCGATCTTCCGCGGCGTGCACCTCGACCCGCTAGCGCCGGGCAACATCGCGTACCTGCTGTGGATGATCATGGGCTACCGGCTGGTCCAGGCCGTGCTGGTGGTCACGGTCGGCCGGCTGGGCGACATGTACGGCCGGGTCCGGATCTACAACGCCGGGTTCGCCGTGTTCACCGTCGCCTCGGTGCTGCTGTCGTTCGACCCGTTCGACGGCGGCCACGGGGCGATGTGGCTGATCGGCTGGCGGGTGCTGCAGGCGGTCGGCGGCTCGATGCTGACCGCGAACTCGGCCGCGATCCTGACCGACGCGTTCCCCGAGGAGCAACGCGGTTTCGCGCTCGGCATCAACCAGGTCGCCGGCCTGGCCGGGATGTTCATCGGCCTGGTCGCCGGGGACTGCTGTCGGCCTGGGACTGGCGGGCGGTGTTCTGGGTGA
- a CDS encoding MarR family winged helix-turn-helix transcriptional regulator, giving the protein MSDDVDAVASALLVGVSALIRRVRQVPVEGGLTMPERNALSRLERSGPTTSSALAREAQITAQAMGATLSTLRSQGLVERGPDPDDGRRVVLTVTEAGRQALKDKRNARAELVARVLSSGAFTPKELKQLGAAAPLLERLAQHI; this is encoded by the coding sequence ATGAGTGATGACGTTGACGCGGTCGCCTCCGCCTTGCTGGTGGGCGTCAGCGCGCTGATCCGGAGGGTGCGGCAAGTGCCCGTCGAGGGTGGGCTCACGATGCCCGAGCGGAACGCGTTGTCCCGCCTCGAGCGGTCGGGGCCCACCACCTCCTCGGCGCTGGCCCGGGAGGCGCAGATCACCGCGCAGGCCATGGGGGCGACGCTGAGCACACTGCGGTCCCAGGGCCTGGTCGAACGCGGCCCGGACCCGGACGACGGCCGGCGCGTGGTGCTGACGGTGACCGAGGCGGGCCGTCAGGCGTTGAAGGACAAGCGAAACGCGCGGGCCGAACTCGTCGCCCGGGTCCTGTCGAGCGGGGCGTTCACCCCGAAGGAGCTGAAGCAGCTCGGGGCGGCCGCGCCGTTGCTGGAGCGGCTGGCCCAGCACATCTGA
- a CDS encoding alpha/beta fold hydrolase → MTTSPSPTLVFVHGTNSSAYFCSGLITELTLRGHRCVAVDLPGHGTEGFFPRSYQAPQDVEGLATEPSPLAKLTIDDYVERVVDVVRRARRHGPAILAGASQGGVTVSRVGNAVPELLDRVVYLAAYCCVDLPNMTAYLETPENRESLLPNVIRAMVADPAVLGVARINWRSADPSVIEGIKQCLAGDFSDEAVGRLLNLLEPDEPVSIPLAEARGEAHTWGRIPRTYVRFTRDRLIPPALQDRFIAEADRLTPDNPTDVRSVAAPHVGPFDRPELVEIFDGLATGIY, encoded by the coding sequence ATGACCACCAGCCCGTCGCCGACCCTGGTTTTCGTCCACGGCACCAATTCCTCGGCGTACTTCTGCTCGGGGCTGATCACCGAGCTCACCCTGCGAGGGCACCGATGTGTGGCCGTCGACCTGCCCGGGCACGGCACCGAAGGGTTCTTCCCGCGCTCGTACCAGGCCCCGCAGGACGTCGAGGGGCTGGCGACCGAGCCGTCGCCGCTGGCGAAGCTCACCATCGACGACTACGTCGAGCGGGTGGTGGACGTGGTGCGCCGCGCCCGCCGTCACGGGCCGGCGATCCTGGCCGGCGCCAGCCAGGGCGGCGTCACCGTGAGCCGGGTCGGCAACGCCGTTCCCGAGCTGCTCGACCGGGTCGTGTACCTGGCGGCCTACTGCTGCGTCGACCTGCCGAATATGACCGCCTACCTCGAAACGCCGGAGAACCGCGAAAGCCTGCTGCCCAACGTGATCCGGGCGATGGTCGCCGATCCGGCGGTCCTCGGCGTGGCCCGGATCAACTGGCGCTCGGCCGACCCGTCCGTGATCGAGGGCATCAAGCAGTGCCTCGCCGGCGACTTCTCCGACGAGGCGGTCGGCCGGCTGCTCAACCTGCTCGAACCGGACGAGCCCGTCAGCATCCCCTTGGCCGAAGCCCGCGGCGAAGCGCACACCTGGGGCCGGATTCCCCGGACGTACGTGCGTTTCACCCGCGACCGGCTGATCCCGCCGGCACTGCAGGATCGCTTCATCGCCGAGGCCGATCGCCTCACTCCGGACAATCCGACCGACGTGCGCAGCGTCGCGGCCCCGCACGTCGGCCCGTTCGACCGGCCCGAACTGGTCGAGATCTTCGACGGGCTGGCCACCGGAATTTACTAA
- a CDS encoding GNAT family N-acetyltransferase — protein sequence MTEDTPYALVRQAKEQDRPTVSGVLTEAFMNDPVASWLFPDAAERGRLQSFFYGQLLDSGEAYLFGRGEGAAVWLALDAGQVLEEDAPDPVFGENGVRLANLGQALAERHPRREPHLYLSCMGVANARQGAGLGSLLLRHGLARADADGLAVYLEASSPRSRALYLRHGFTDLGEPVRVADSPPLWPMTRPNHHSQQGESR from the coding sequence ATGACCGAAGATACACCGTACGCACTCGTGCGGCAGGCGAAGGAGCAGGACCGGCCGACGGTCTCGGGCGTCCTCACCGAGGCGTTCATGAACGATCCGGTCGCCTCCTGGCTCTTCCCGGACGCGGCGGAACGCGGCCGTCTCCAGTCGTTTTTCTACGGGCAGCTGCTGGACAGCGGCGAGGCCTACCTGTTCGGCCGTGGTGAGGGCGCGGCGGTGTGGCTGGCGTTGGACGCGGGCCAGGTCCTGGAAGAGGACGCGCCCGACCCGGTTTTCGGCGAGAACGGTGTGCGGCTGGCCAACCTGGGACAGGCGCTGGCCGAACGGCATCCCCGTCGCGAACCGCACCTCTATCTCTCGTGCATGGGAGTGGCGAACGCACGGCAGGGCGCCGGACTCGGCTCGTTGCTGCTGCGGCACGGGCTGGCGCGCGCGGACGCCGACGGGCTCGCCGTGTACCTGGAGGCGAGTTCACCCCGGAGCCGCGCCCTCTATCTGCGTCACGGCTTCACCGACCTCGGCGAGCCGGTGCGGGTGGCGGACAGTCCGCCGCTGTGGCCGATGACCCGGCCGAACCACCACTCACAGCAAGGAGAATCCCGATGA
- a CDS encoding TetR/AcrR family transcriptional regulator C-terminal domain-containing protein: MPAEPPYRRIVEEIRGRIRTGELRPGERIPSVRQLARSWGVAAATATKAMAALREDGLVEAKVGSGTVVSVQRKPPAAPPRAVGAKQPLSRKHVLRAAMAIADVEGLDAVSMRRLAAELGAAPMSLYRHVANKDELVTQMADEAFGEAALPAEGPDGWRAKLELIARRQWELCRRHLWLPRAVSFTRPVLAPNMMAHTEWTLRALDGLGLPMAVRTREALTLHGLVITVALALAAEVESEQETGVTLDGWRLAQRQRTDQLLESGRFPLLAAIPPDTASDLNGLFEYGLACHLDGFAALVERP; encoded by the coding sequence ATGCCTGCGGAACCGCCGTACCGGCGCATCGTCGAGGAGATCCGCGGCCGCATCCGAACCGGCGAGTTACGGCCAGGCGAGCGGATCCCGTCGGTCCGGCAGCTCGCCCGGTCCTGGGGTGTCGCCGCCGCGACCGCGACCAAGGCGATGGCGGCGTTGCGCGAAGACGGGCTGGTCGAGGCGAAGGTCGGTTCCGGCACGGTGGTCAGCGTCCAGCGCAAGCCGCCGGCCGCGCCGCCGCGGGCCGTCGGGGCCAAGCAGCCGCTGAGCCGGAAGCACGTTCTCCGCGCCGCCATGGCGATCGCCGACGTCGAAGGGCTTGACGCGGTGTCGATGCGGCGGCTGGCGGCCGAACTCGGCGCCGCGCCGATGTCGCTTTACCGGCATGTGGCGAACAAGGACGAACTCGTCACGCAGATGGCCGACGAGGCCTTCGGTGAAGCCGCGCTACCCGCGGAAGGGCCGGACGGGTGGCGGGCGAAGCTCGAGCTGATCGCGCGTCGGCAATGGGAACTGTGCCGTCGTCACCTCTGGCTGCCCAGGGCCGTTTCCTTCACCCGCCCGGTTCTCGCGCCGAACATGATGGCGCACACCGAATGGACCCTGCGCGCGCTTGACGGGCTCGGGCTGCCGATGGCCGTCCGGACCCGCGAAGCGCTCACGCTCCACGGCCTGGTGATCACCGTCGCGCTGGCCCTGGCGGCCGAGGTCGAATCGGAGCAGGAAACCGGCGTGACGCTCGACGGGTGGCGGCTGGCCCAGCGCCAGCGCACCGACCAGCTCCTCGAAAGCGGCCGCTTTCCCTTGCTGGCCGCCATTCCCCCGGACACCGCGTCCGACCTCAATGGACTGTTCGAGTACGGACTCGCCTGCCATCTCGACGGTTTCGCCGCGCTCGTCGAGCGCCCGTAG